tttccATCATTAAATacatacaaataaaatataagtgTATTAATGCAAACTATCGTTAGCAAAGATCTAAAATATTATGCTAACAAATCATTTTTCAataaaagtttttatttaaaaagaacaATATTATATAGtcagtaaatattattattttttatttgtcagTATTTATTTAGTTAGTAATAATTTGcatttatatttattgtagttttattatacaaaaaatatataatttgtatatatatatatatttattagaatttacacatataaattaatacaatttatatttatatttttcatagtttacctacataaattaataaaaattatttattaaaataatttagtatttatactaatcaaataatgacaaaaaatataaaaaaattactggTTCTAATTAAGAATATTTCATTCAGAGaaaccaaatcatataaaattgtGCCCTTAAAGTATAATtaggataaaattaatttaatattttctattatatcatacaataaaaataataattatcaaactcttaattaaatgttaaataaaatatataatacaattttttgaaaaaaattattgtaaatgctgaataatttcaatttaaattgttttttaatcttcaatcatcaaaattgtAGCTGCTATTTAGATTATGAtgcatcttttttctttttgttattttaaattaaactaatatatataaagaacGGATATAAAAAGAGTGAGTAGTAGTCTCGGCCTATGTAATTTAATAACTttatatgaattattttttactatgtaatgaatttatatcaaaattgttTCGTTTACTAATAATTTTtacttaactaatttaatattatacatttaaatttttatactttttaaatttgtttctatatacttatctttatatttatttttaaaaaatttgtttgtttctttaataatattagaatattaatatatttaatatcatattattatataaatattaataataacttagataattatgttttagtaattatagatattttaaatatttttttataaaaaatacatattatatCTAAATTACTTTTACGTaatgaaaattattataaaaaataattaaaaattcatctGAAATTCGAGTCTCCgtattaataaaatttctatTGTACCACGAACATTATCAAGATCGATGACGAAGGTCTAGCAGACaggaaaattttatttaatgttcTTGGTCCGCACATGAGTCAAATGAAGAAATTGTGTCGGTAAATTCAGCCAATAACACTAAAATTGATGATATATgcatatcaaaaaattaaataagcaaGATCttcaaagttaaaatttttctcCCACCTGAGAAAAAGGTTGTTGAACTTTTACCATCAATGTGATACACTAGAGGAGAAATGTAAAATTGTGGTACAATAGAAAAAGATTTcttctaatataatttttttatttttaaaaaatagaaatcatggataacgattttttttttttgaatcaaaggGAGCTCAACACAGTAGAGTGGAGCAAGAACAAAGTCACAAGGTTCTGAAAACATAAATTACAAACAACTCCTTATCCACTTGACATTGTGTCAACAGCCAAAGGGTTCACTGCCAATCCAATCCTCTGCATACGCAAATGACTTGTTTATAATTTCCCGCATACTGGAACTGTTATTTCGAAACAGCCTGTTATTCCTTTCCAGCCAGATAGTCCAGATTTTCTTAtatagtttttatatttttaaaaatagaaacttCTAACAacgatttttcttttatgaaatCATTGGTCGAGATTTGTGCTTTACAGAAATTGGTAGTggtaataaaaatactaaaatagaaattttaagAAAGGTTACactaaaatttacatataatttatatgCATAAAAAAAGTTTGGAGAGCACTGCCTCCTTTTCCTTTTATGAGGCTGCGCCGCtggtaatttatatataaaaacattatatatggttaataaaaaatgttattatgaAGATATGCTTATAATTCTGTGTAATATGCTCTAATTGGTCAAAGTGTAACTTTAGTCACCAACATTAATTGATTAATAGTTATTTGTGACGATTGTATGCCACTAATGGTTTTGGAAGCTCACTTTCTGTTGCAATGGAGGCCTAGGCTAGTAAATTTCAGTTACTATAGAAAATGGGAAAGCAGTCATATAAGTCTCTTTGGGTAGctcactttattttattttatcgcAAATTGATTTCTTGCAAACGGGAGTTGACACATgctacaattttttaatttcattgtcTTATGTTTTTGTATAAACAAAATTTGCTCAATTTttatcagttttttttttatttaaaaacaatatataaatGTTATAGGAAGAGGGCCTTtatattgttcacaatttttttccttttttctgaATTTGAGTTTGCCACTTTGCATGCGCACTTTTTAGCCTTCATTATTCGAcccaaaaaacaaaataagacaAAACCCTCCACTTTTAAGCCCAATTATTTTATTACTAGTTTCCCAAACAATATAGTCCTTGATTTTTTGTCTATACACAAAACACAATATTATGTATACACAAAAAAATAGTTCCTAAATCAATCactttatataataatattaaaatataaaatttatattaaaaataaattaaacaatacttatttatacacatatataatgactaatttggtatataatgactaatttaataattaattttcagatATTTGAATCTGAATCTTTAATTAGTGTATAAATTCAAGAACATAAACATTAGTGTATATAGAGTACCATTAACATGTATCATTGTAAGAATAAGGCATTGAATTGTCACATGTCACATTGTAATAAACTGGATTCCTAACAAAGTAAGCATTCACAAATTAATGAATACTCATGGACTAAGATCCATGGAGACATAAATTTGCAAAtgagaattaaaaggatttgaCATATACATGTCCccaaaaaacaaaggaaaaaagatTTGACATATAATTGAATCTACTTTCCCTATACATTTATACACAACATTATTTACCCTGGaagaaaatttgagaaaaaaaatttccatctataattttcttttttcatgcCTCATCATGAAAACTATATTGGGAAATACTAGGGATTATCAGAATTTACTTTTTTTAGTCATCAACTTAGCCATCTGCTCAATTCTTTTAGTTTAGTTCTTTTAATCTAATAATTCAACAACATACTTTTAAACATTGATAGCTAACTGATGgtccaaaataataaattctgataatCCTCTAGTATTTCTCAACTATTTGTATATCATATATGTCAAAGCTAAAAAGGACTAACGGTGGTGTCTAGGGTTTGAACTACGAGGAGTGACACCATGcaaaaattttgtaatataattttacccaatttttaattaaattcttataatttaaattttataatcatGTATTTGTAttgttaaaaaagttaaaaaattaatttggtcCTTACAATTTAAACACTTCTAGTTTGTCCTTAAACTATACAAATCACCCTTTTCAATCTTAGTTAAAATATTGTGACAAGAAAAAGGGAATTTATGCTTGATCAGTGATCACAAAATTAAACTAGAGAGACTTGATTAGAAATGTTCAAATTTCAAGGACCtgattgaaaattttcaaaagataCAAAAATCTTAGTTAAAACTATTTTGACTTCCatcaaagtttttttttttttttgtttcttacaGTATCTCCCAACCCGATAAGCCAAGAACTAATCCATTATTTAACAAGGTTGGAAAAACGTTAGAAGATTAGTataagaaaagaatgaaatagCACTTACTCTTGCTAATTCTTCAACTGAAATTACACGGTTACCCTCTCTCTCAAAGTGCTCAAAAGCATTTGAAGCAATATCTTCCCACTTTTCAAGTGATTCCAATTGATATATGCTAACTGCAGCTGCACAGAATTCTTCAAAGTCCATCTTTCTGTATGCAAGTGGTTCCATCTATATATGAAATTGTTCAACCAAAGTTGTGTAAGATTCTTGGTATCAAACTGTTAATCCAAAATCATAACCACCCAAGGAACATTTTCTTCCACAATAAtgttgaaaaaagaaagaagagggaactTGAAGATTATTTTTTCTCAATACAATGAATGCCTCACCGCGTGTATAATATCAAGAACCTTTGACTCCCTCATGGCATCGGTTGCATGGCGTATAAGGGCCTGCAAAGTTTGCTATGAAACTGAATCATAGAGACTAAAAAGTAGCTAAGCATTGACATACACATACAAGCAGAGGAACATAAACTTGAGAATTTAAGGAGTGAAACAGTAGAGATAACCATTTTGAAATTGTCGAGTAATACGTGGCCGTCTCGATTTGGTTCCAACAATTTGAATTGCGCTCTAAGATAGGGAAATTCGTCTTCTGTCAAAGCCTTTGAAAGAGCCTAAACGAACAAAGCCGTAAAGATGAGTTAGAATACAGCACAAAGGTAAAAGAAAATCGAAATCTACaatcatctaaattttttttagaatcaaTTAAATTTGGTATTTAAGCTATCTAAATTACATCTTTGGGTGCAGTCCTTCCCCAGATCCTAGGTAACACAGTATAAGCATATTCAAGGAAATGAAGTAATACCTTTAATGCTGCTCGTCTGAATGGTGTTGCATGTATATAGGACTTCACTAGTTTATAAACTAATATATCGAGAGGGATGACGCGGTTTTCATCCCTCAACCAAGGGTGAGCTGATGGAATTACACATTAATCAGTTCACAAATTCAATTTCTTACAGCATTATTAAATGCTGGCATATAAAAAAACGAAGTTATGACAACTTACTTAGAGCTTGGACGGCCGTCATTCTTTTCCTGTAGTCCTTGTTTAGGAGCCTCTTTACAAAGTCCTTGGCCTCCGCAGACACAGAAGGCCAAGGTAAATCTTCGAAGTTAGGATCAGCTCTGAGCACTGAACGGAAAATTCCAGATTCTGTTCGTGCCCAGAATGGTCGACTTCCACATAACAAGATATATGTAATCACACCGATACTCCATATATCTGCTTCCACACTATATGACCTGTGAAGTACCTCTGGTGCAACATAATATGCACTCCCAACAATGTCATTTAGTCGTTcgtctatagtcaatacacattaATGGAAAATTAAGAAGGATCAGTTTCGAATCTACAAACCTCCAACTAAGCATAGGAAAGTTAACAATATTCGGTAGTAATTTCATGAAAAGGCACCATCTAGTGTTGTATATCATTAATAACTTCCTCTACTTTTATGGTATCTGTTCATTTATATAGTGAGATATTTATAACCAGAGTTAATgacacttaaaaattttaaaatgacgATATACAGAAtcccattttaatttttaaggtgctgcaaaaatttttgaataacATAAAATGACCAAAACCACCAATAACTGTTGACAAGATTGtgactttaattttcaaagccCATGAACAGCAAACCTATATTATTGGAGAATAGTTAATCGGATTTATTGCACTTTATTTGTGACACGGTTTCTATCACACTTGGATATTGTAATCCAAGCATGGGTGACTTTTGGTTATTAGtctttgacaaatttttaaatgcATTTAGTGCACATCACAACAGGAACATTATGCAAATGTAATCAGCATCAATGAAATAGTGCATTTAGTAGCAAGTTGCCTATCTAACATAATAATGGAATAAGAGATTGCTTCGCAagtaaaaggaagaaaaagaattgagaATCACTATAATTGTTACCTGTCCGGATGAAATCCGATAAACCGAAATCAATAAGCTTCATATCAGCATCTTCACTTTTTGAAGTAAAGAGGAAATTCTGTAACATCAATCCCATAGAAACAATCAACAACCATATTTCACATTCTTATTTTAACAACATGATAAATAAGAGAACTTGATGGGATTAAGATTTGAAGCACCAACCTCCGGTTTTAGGTCACGGTGCACGACGCCCTGAAGATGACAAAAAGCAACTACGCTTAGAATCTGCAAAACTATAGCTTTGGCATCCTCCTCCGGATACTTTCCTCCCCTAATTGAAATTTACATCATTCAATAAAATCGAAAGATATATTATATCAGCTTGAAAGTTGCAACAAACATAACTAATAGAAATCTAACCTTGACAAAATCCTGTCAAGAAGCTCCCCGAGGCCATTTGTTACAATGCTACAACTAGAAGACGCGTAATTGCATTTTCGAAGAATTTAACTATAACTTGACAATTATCATGTTGTTGATCTCATTAGAACCTTATAATGGTGAAAAGGCCTAGAAGCAAAGCATTCACTTCTCTATTTCTAACTTGAAACACCGAATACTTACTAcagataataattaaaataagataaacaaCATACTCCATTACTATGTACACATTGTTGGCATCCTCAAAAGCATCATGAAATTTGATCAGATGCTTATGGCCAGATAGAGCTTTTAAGATCTTCACCTCTCTCCGAACATCTTCTATTGCTATCGCTGTCGTCATCTGCCAGAGAAAGCTTATTAAGACTACAGGAGTTGCCAACTATGCATTTTGCAAAAGAAGGGAAAAATAATGGATAGTGTAACATGGTAACCGCCAATAATAATTTCACTCGGGCATGTGAAGGCCTAGAAGATATAAtaatgaaaaagtgaaaaactgAAATACTCTTACCACAGGATAGGGAGTTAAAAAAAACTTGAAGAAACTTCTTCAAGTGAAGAGAAAACAGCACATCATTCTAGGATCATATTTGCTCAGTTCGCACCATGACAAATCGACATACCTCAAAATTCATCCGTGGAGTTTAATTTTCAAGTACAGAACAACAAATTTCAGAACTTCAGACAACTTCACAATCATTTCGCAGTTCAGACGAACGAACAACGAATAACTACGATAGAAATGAGAATGGATGAACAATACACAACTGTAATAGCCGAACGATCTCACGGATGGCCGGCAATGAATCTAGTAAAGACTAAATTAAGGGCCAGCAAATATAAACCAAAATTGTCAACTAAAAATGCCATCACATTCTTCATAAGAGGCCAGAGCAATCAGAGTGCCAACTAGCCGAAACAATGTGGtgcctcattccaacaattctTAGCATTTTTAACATCTTTCATACAAATTAGCATAAGCCAACACAGAACATTGATTGATTAATAATTCAATCATATAATCTAATCTATGCTAACACAACTAAATATAAACATTTAGATTCAAATTAAAATCGTACCATGTAATTGCAATTGCAATTGTACCTTAGACTTGGAAATGATTTTAACTGCTACAGCTTGGTCCTTGAATTCACCTTTCTTACACCTTGCATAACAAGTATGACCAAAATGCCCTttcccaatttccttcccaatCTCATACTTTGCACcaaaattctttccatatccaAACCTCTTATCCAGcacctcctcctcttcctccgcCGCCGCCACTCCCTCCTCCGGTATAGTCCCCTCCTTTGCCCTCGCCGCCACCGCGCCTCGCCCCAGTCGCTTCGCCAACGACGCACGAATATGCTTCGCGGGAGACGGAGGTGGAAAAGGCCGCCGGAAAATCCTCCTCGGCGTCGCTGTCCTAGCCGGAGACGGTGTCACGCCACCTCCGTGAGGGTAAGGGCTCCGCCACGGCGACAATAAAGCTCTCGCCGGAGTGTTCTTCACCGAGGGCGTGACTGACGGCGGAGGAAGGTCGTCGGAGCTGGGAATCGCGGCGGCGTCAGTTTCCGGCGAGGGATTAGTCTTGCCGTAGCACTGCCCCATGATTGGTGAAAAGTTTGCGTAATTTTGAAGTTTTTTCCACCGGCGGTGTATGTGATCAGAGTAAAGGAGTCAAAGTCAGCACATCGGAGGGTTGAAGAGCGTTCTCGGTGGATCAGAAAGATCTGAACGGCGGATCTGGTCGGAGGAAAGAATGAAAGCGCGGGAATTAGTTTTTGGCAGGTGAGGTAGAGAGAGAAAGTAAAgaatgttagtttttttttttttcaagagagAGTGTGAGTGGCGACAGAGACAGAGGccgagaaaagagaagagaccAAGGAAGGTCTGTTGTTGTGTTTGAGGCTTTTGAGCAGAGTGAGTTGTGAGTGTGACATAatactattttcttttaaagGGTGGTTGTAGACTAAAGTGTGTAGGGACATATAATTTTGAGGGCAAATGACTAAAATCAAACATGTGAGTTTTAAATTTATCGAAATATAACTTTTGTATATTGTATAtgtaatacatttttttattaaattatataaattgtgAGAGGAGTTTCACAAATTTTAAATGTATATAAAccgttatatttttttagtgatttatattaatatacaaAATGACTAGAAACTACAATAGGAATCTCACATTTTCTGTGtatgtgttttttgtttttggttgaaTATTTTTACAATCTGAACTATTAACTTTAGCATAATTTTCACTAGTTTTATTATACTTGTTTTTTACCATATTTTCTCCAATTAT
This sequence is a window from Arachis duranensis cultivar V14167 chromosome 2, aradu.V14167.gnm2.J7QH, whole genome shotgun sequence. Protein-coding genes within it:
- the LOC107472997 gene encoding CDPK-related kinase 3; its protein translation is MGQCYGKTNPSPETDAAAIPSSDDLPPPSVTPSVKNTPARALLSPWRSPYPHGGGVTPSPARTATPRRIFRRPFPPPSPAKHIRASLAKRLGRGAVAARAKEGTIPEEGVAAAEEEEEVLDKRFGYGKNFGAKYEIGKEIGKGHFGHTCYARCKKGEFKDQAVAVKIISKSKMTTAIAIEDVRREVKILKALSGHKHLIKFHDAFEDANNVYIVMDIVTNGLGELLDRILSRGGKYPEEDAKAIVLQILSVVAFCHLQGVVHRDLKPENFLFTSKSEDADMKLIDFGLSDFIRTDERLNDIVGSAYYVAPEVLHRSYSVEADIWSIGVITYILLCGSRPFWARTESGIFRSVLRADPNFEDLPWPSVSAEAKDFVKRLLNKDYRKRMTAVQALTHPWLRDENRVIPLDILVYKLVKSYIHATPFRRAALKALSKALTEDEFPYLRAQFKLLEPNRDGHVLLDNFKMALIRHATDAMRESKVLDIIHAMEPLAYRKMDFEEFCAAAVSIYQLESLEKWEDIASNAFEHFEREGNRVISVEELARVSAISFFSYTNLLTFFQPC